A region of the Deltaproteobacteria bacterium PRO3 genome:
AAGCACGGCCGAGAGTATCGTTTACGGTTCCTTCGACATCATCCAAGGCAAGCTGAATGACGACCCGCTGAAGCTCTTCAAGCAGGCCCTCGAAAACATCAAGCCGGTCGTCGAAGTCCGCAGCCGCCGCGTCGGCGGCGCGACCTATCAGGTTCCGATGGAAGTGCGCCCCGAGCGCCGGATCTCGCTGGGCCTGCGTTGGCTGGTCGACTACGCCCGCGAGCGCGGCGAGCGCACCATGGCCGACCGCCTGGCCGCCGAGATCATGGACGCGCT
Encoded here:
- the rpsG gene encoding 30S ribosomal protein S7, whose amino-acid sequence is MSRKGHIAKRKILPDPKFHDKLISKFVNKVMLQGKKSTAESIVYGSFDIIQGKLNDDPLKLFKQALENIKPVVEVRSRRVGGATYQVPMEVRPERRISLGLRWLVDYARERGERTMADRLAAEIMDALNNRGAAVKKRDDVHKMAEANKAFAHYRW